The Clostridiaceae bacterium HFYG-1003 genome includes a window with the following:
- a CDS encoding SDR family oxidoreductase, translated as MFNLKNRVVVITGASSGLGAQMARGFAAQGADLALLARRKEKLDTLAKELEELGVRCVTVQCDVTDPKAVNQAAQEVEAAFGRVDVLVNNAGSAKNAGVLNMTDEEWDFTMDADLKSVFLVTRAFANIMKKNNYGRIINIASMYGLVGNTAIDTVAYHASKGGVVNFTRAVAAELAKYSITCNAICPGYFATELTVDTLNTESFQAYMKGTVPMGRYGKEGELNAGAIFLASDEASYVTGVILPIDGGYTAV; from the coding sequence ATGTTTAATCTCAAAAACAGAGTGGTTGTCATCACCGGCGCCTCATCCGGACTGGGAGCACAGATGGCCAGAGGTTTCGCCGCCCAGGGCGCTGACCTGGCACTTTTGGCCAGACGCAAGGAAAAGCTGGACACGCTGGCGAAGGAACTTGAAGAACTCGGGGTTCGCTGCGTCACCGTCCAGTGCGATGTGACCGATCCAAAGGCTGTGAATCAGGCCGCTCAGGAAGTAGAAGCTGCCTTTGGCAGAGTCGATGTCCTGGTCAACAATGCCGGTTCCGCCAAAAATGCCGGCGTTCTCAACATGACCGATGAAGAATGGGATTTCACCATGGACGCCGATCTGAAGAGCGTATTCCTGGTAACCCGCGCATTCGCAAACATCATGAAGAAGAACAACTACGGCCGAATCATCAACATCGCCTCCATGTATGGCCTGGTGGGCAATACCGCCATCGATACCGTCGCCTATCATGCCTCCAAGGGCGGAGTCGTGAACTTCACCCGGGCCGTTGCCGCTGAACTGGCCAAATACAGCATCACCTGCAATGCGATCTGTCCCGGCTATTTCGCAACCGAACTCACGGTGGACACGCTCAATACGGAGTCATTCCAGGCCTATATGAAAGGCACAGTCCCCATGGGACGCTACGGCAAAGAAGGCGAACTCAATGCCGGAGCCATCTTCCTGGCCAGTGACGAAGCTTCCTATGTCACCGGCGTGATCCTGCCGATTGACGGCGGATACACCGCAGTCTAG
- a CDS encoding CBS domain-containing protein codes for MDFNTTTDQYGDTSRFISLFNELDDYMGTRLCQEHGSWSDMNHIPFMDKLRELTGYQVIRAEHLHELREMAQLRNAILHGYGKAPGVNPKVIAIPLKTTVDRFEEICRVIMNPPKVYPAISVPLHAMAATTLDQSLQSVVNRMIAGNFSYIPVLENGRLIGVFSQETLFNMLADQEEYILEKELPLRDFETYIKSEKHVNESFGFIPKSLSISEAEAEFAAGRPNQRLEVLFITENGNSAEKLLGMTTLWDLMNYRAEKKGLF; via the coding sequence ATGGATTTCAATACGACTACAGACCAGTACGGAGACACCAGCCGGTTTATCTCACTGTTCAACGAGCTGGATGACTATATGGGAACCCGACTCTGTCAGGAGCATGGGTCATGGAGCGATATGAATCATATCCCGTTCATGGATAAACTAAGGGAACTGACCGGATATCAGGTCATTCGGGCGGAACATCTTCATGAACTGAGGGAAATGGCTCAGCTGCGCAACGCGATCCTCCACGGCTATGGCAAAGCACCGGGTGTGAACCCGAAGGTGATCGCCATTCCGCTGAAAACCACGGTGGATCGCTTTGAAGAAATTTGCCGGGTGATCATGAATCCGCCAAAAGTATATCCTGCCATTTCAGTCCCTTTGCACGCAATGGCTGCAACCACCCTGGATCAGAGTTTGCAGTCCGTCGTAAACCGGATGATCGCAGGAAATTTCAGTTACATTCCGGTGCTGGAGAATGGGCGTCTGATTGGCGTCTTCAGCCAGGAAACATTGTTTAACATGCTGGCCGATCAAGAGGAATACATTCTGGAGAAAGAACTGCCGCTGCGTGATTTTGAAACCTACATCAAATCGGAAAAACATGTGAATGAAAGCTTTGGATTTATTCCCAAATCCCTGTCGATTTCAGAAGCAGAGGCCGAATTTGCCGCCGGACGCCCTAATCAGCGACTGGAAGTGCTGTTCATCACAGAAAACGGAAATTCTGCCGAGAAGCTCCTGGGCATGACCACATTATGGGATTTGATGAATTACCGGGCAGAGAAGAAAGGCCTGTTTTAG
- the thpR gene encoding RNA 2',3'-cyclic phosphodiesterase: MRLFIAIRFSQETGSKLTGLRDEVRLHSQRGRFTTAENLHLTLVFLGECDERQTAAVRSVLDEVRFDPFPIIIDRVGRFQRNRRDIWWAGVGENEALQALQLDLTERLLRAGFSLEQRAYRPHITLGRDILTNFPPWTIQPLVDRVHTVELMKSEQVEGTLTYTPIYSKPGNAGQRGTKLAEQ, from the coding sequence ATGCGATTATTCATAGCAATCAGGTTTTCTCAGGAAACCGGCTCCAAACTCACTGGGCTGCGCGATGAAGTCCGGCTTCATTCACAGCGCGGCAGATTCACCACTGCGGAAAATTTGCACCTGACCCTGGTATTTCTGGGCGAGTGCGATGAAAGACAGACCGCTGCCGTCCGGTCAGTCCTGGATGAGGTGCGGTTCGATCCGTTCCCCATCATCATAGATCGGGTGGGCAGATTCCAGCGCAATCGCCGAGACATCTGGTGGGCCGGCGTGGGTGAGAATGAGGCGCTGCAGGCTTTGCAGCTGGATCTGACGGAGCGGCTCTTACGGGCGGGGTTTTCATTGGAACAGCGCGCGTACAGGCCCCATATCACACTCGGCCGGGACATCCTCACGAACTTTCCGCCCTGGACTATTCAACCATTAGTGGACAGAGTTCATACTGTTGAACTGATGAAATCAGAACAGGTGGAAGGGACACTGACCTATACACCAATTTACTCAAAACCAGGCAATGCCGGGCAGCGGGGGACGAAACTTGCAGAACAATGA
- a CDS encoding nucleoside deaminase: MISSTDRKHLERCVELARTALEKGDQPFGSVLVAESGEVLAEDHNHVGGGDHTNHPEFALAKWAAAHMTPEERSRATVYTSGEHCPMCAAAHGWVGLGRIVYASSSRQLVQWLTELGAAPTRVRNLSIEEVIRDTLAEGPVPDLAEKVHELHRSYYSR; the protein is encoded by the coding sequence ATGATCAGCAGCACAGACCGAAAACACCTGGAGCGATGCGTCGAACTGGCCAGAACGGCCCTGGAGAAGGGAGACCAGCCCTTTGGATCAGTCCTCGTCGCGGAAAGCGGCGAAGTATTGGCAGAAGATCACAACCATGTCGGCGGTGGCGATCACACCAATCATCCGGAATTCGCGCTGGCGAAATGGGCGGCAGCTCACATGACCCCGGAGGAACGGAGCCGGGCTACGGTTTATACCTCCGGGGAGCACTGCCCCATGTGCGCTGCGGCGCACGGCTGGGTAGGACTGGGTCGGATCGTGTATGCCAGCTCCTCCCGACAGCTGGTGCAATGGCTGACAGAACTGGGCGCAGCCCCCACACGCGTAAGAAATCTTTCAATTGAAGAAGTGATCCGTGACACTTTGGCAGAAGGCCCGGTTCCTGATCTGGCAGAGAAAGTTCATGAACTCCATCGAAGCTACTATTCCAGATAA
- a CDS encoding 2-oxo acid dehydrogenase subunit E2, translating into MKRKRVRNKYDAMAQGGGTMKRSDGTRLTSLDPFVEMIPYIMERRSDAQNFAKRIFFTEPIDRYILEKKEEGRQLRYLHLFIAASVRVLAERPQLNRFIMSSRIYQRKGISISMAIKRSFREDGEETTVKFQFTGQETIFEMAQIIDAEIAKALSHTATEEDQLIQTMMSLPHFVKKILVKTLKGLDKLNLLPESLIKISPFHTSLFITHLKSIKSDYIFHHLYDFGTTGIFIALGKNMDLPVVEGHSIVIKNCVQVGITTDERICDGVYMTRSFRLLEKYISDPKLLEQRPARPVSE; encoded by the coding sequence ATGAAAAGAAAGAGAGTCCGCAATAAATATGATGCGATGGCTCAAGGCGGAGGAACGATGAAACGCAGCGACGGCACCCGATTAACCTCATTGGATCCCTTTGTGGAGATGATTCCCTATATCATGGAACGGCGCAGTGATGCGCAAAATTTTGCCAAGCGAATCTTTTTCACAGAACCGATTGACCGCTATATCCTGGAAAAGAAAGAGGAAGGGCGTCAGCTTCGCTATCTCCATCTATTCATTGCAGCCTCTGTTCGAGTGCTGGCCGAACGTCCGCAGCTGAACCGCTTTATTATGAGCAGCCGCATCTATCAGCGCAAGGGCATCAGTATTTCCATGGCTATCAAGCGCTCGTTTCGGGAGGACGGTGAAGAGACAACGGTCAAGTTCCAGTTCACCGGCCAGGAAACGATCTTTGAAATGGCGCAGATCATCGATGCAGAGATTGCGAAAGCCCTTTCCCATACCGCCACAGAGGAAGATCAGCTGATCCAGACCATGATGTCCCTGCCCCATTTCGTCAAGAAAATTTTGGTTAAGACCTTGAAAGGCCTGGACAAGCTCAATCTCCTGCCGGAAAGCCTCATTAAAATCAGTCCCTTCCACACCAGTCTGTTTATCACCCATTTGAAATCCATCAAGTCAGACTATATTTTTCATCACTTATATGATTTCGGAACCACAGGCATATTTATCGCCCTGGGCAAGAATATGGATCTGCCGGTGGTGGAAGGCCATTCTATTGTCATTAAAAATTGTGTTCAAGTCGGGATCACCACCGATGAGCGGATCTGTGACGGTGTCTATATGACCCGCTCCTTCCGCCTTCTCGAAAAGTATATTTCAGATCCGAAGCTGCTTGAGCAACGGCCAGCCAGGCCGGTCTCGGAGTAA
- a CDS encoding flavocytochrome c yields MSAVLCLGIAGCSAGGASTTAAGTGAAVTAAGTTATGSGAAGTAFQAGTYEAEEKGHNGPIKVKVTVTDSAIEAIEADASLETKGLGDAAVEKIKGQILESQGLGVDLVTGATVSSKGFLAAVVSALTQAGADVEHLKTIKPAANAVKVEDQEADIVVIGAGGAGMAAAVEAASAGKKVIVLEKMPIVGGNTSRATGGMNAAGTSIQAAAGIKDDVDTFYNDTFAGGKEENDPELLRILVDQSASAVDWVNELGAGLTRVSLSGGATNPRIHTPEDGSAVGPVVVRVLSEKLAQQKVQIMTETTAVDLMEEGEVCTGVVAQTKDGSTFKIKSKAVILATGGFGANSEMVKSFRPDLVGFSTTNHSGATGDGLKLAEDLEADLDDIEFIQIHPTTDPKSGYMFTEGLRGDGAILVNQDGKRFIDELQTRDVVSASILEQTGGVAYLVTNEAMRKENAALAGYITKGYAQECTSLADAAAFLKVDAKVVEETMSAYNKAVETGKDELFGRTHLSVSLAEGPFYLLKVTPSIHHTMGGLKIDKQAHVLNEDGEIIQGLYAAGEVTGGIHGANRIGGNAVTDIIVFGRIAGQTAAAEVK; encoded by the coding sequence ATGTCGGCTGTCCTGTGTCTGGGGATTGCAGGCTGCTCCGCAGGAGGCGCATCTACCACTGCGGCAGGTACAGGCGCAGCAGTCACAGCTGCGGGAACCACTGCCACCGGATCCGGCGCTGCCGGGACTGCTTTTCAAGCGGGCACCTATGAAGCGGAAGAAAAGGGCCATAACGGTCCGATCAAAGTCAAAGTCACAGTCACCGATTCGGCCATCGAGGCCATTGAAGCCGATGCCAGCCTTGAGACCAAGGGACTGGGCGATGCTGCCGTAGAAAAGATCAAGGGACAGATTCTGGAGAGCCAGGGACTGGGCGTTGATCTGGTGACCGGTGCTACGGTTTCCAGCAAGGGCTTTCTCGCGGCGGTGGTCAGCGCCCTGACTCAGGCCGGTGCCGATGTAGAGCATCTCAAGACCATCAAGCCGGCAGCCAATGCCGTGAAGGTGGAAGATCAGGAAGCAGATATTGTCGTTATCGGTGCCGGCGGTGCCGGAATGGCTGCTGCCGTGGAAGCGGCTTCTGCCGGAAAGAAAGTCATCGTTCTGGAAAAAATGCCGATTGTCGGCGGAAACACCAGCCGGGCCACCGGCGGGATGAACGCAGCCGGTACCAGCATTCAGGCGGCTGCCGGAATCAAGGATGATGTGGATACGTTCTACAATGACACCTTTGCCGGCGGCAAGGAAGAGAATGATCCGGAGCTGCTGAGAATTCTTGTGGACCAATCCGCTTCGGCCGTTGACTGGGTAAATGAACTGGGAGCCGGTCTCACCCGGGTATCTCTTTCCGGCGGCGCCACCAACCCCCGGATTCATACGCCGGAAGACGGTTCTGCCGTCGGCCCCGTCGTCGTTCGTGTCCTGTCTGAGAAGCTAGCTCAGCAGAAGGTTCAGATCATGACGGAAACTACTGCCGTGGATCTGATGGAAGAAGGGGAAGTATGCACGGGCGTTGTTGCTCAGACCAAGGACGGCTCCACCTTCAAGATCAAATCCAAAGCTGTGATTCTCGCAACCGGAGGTTTCGGCGCCAACAGCGAAATGGTTAAATCCTTCCGTCCCGACCTGGTCGGATTCTCCACCACCAACCACAGCGGAGCCACCGGAGACGGACTGAAGCTGGCTGAGGATCTGGAAGCCGATTTGGACGACATCGAATTCATCCAGATTCACCCGACTACGGATCCCAAATCTGGCTACATGTTCACCGAAGGCCTGCGCGGCGACGGGGCCATCCTGGTTAACCAGGACGGAAAGCGCTTCATTGACGAACTCCAGACGCGCGATGTAGTCTCTGCCAGCATTCTGGAACAGACCGGAGGCGTTGCCTATCTGGTGACCAATGAAGCGATGCGGAAAGAGAATGCCGCTCTGGCCGGCTACATCACCAAGGGCTATGCCCAGGAATGCACTTCACTGGCTGATGCCGCGGCTTTCCTGAAGGTGGATGCCAAGGTCGTGGAAGAAACCATGAGCGCTTACAACAAGGCGGTAGAGACAGGAAAAGATGAGCTCTTTGGCCGGACGCATCTGTCCGTATCCCTGGCGGAAGGTCCTTTCTACCTTCTCAAAGTTACACCGAGCATCCACCACACCATGGGCGGACTCAAGATCGATAAGCAGGCTCATGTCCTCAACGAAGACGGCGAGATCATCCAGGGTCTGTACGCTGCCGGTGAAGTCACCGGAGGCATCCACGGCGCCAACCGCATCGGCGGCAACGCCGTCACCGACATCATCGTGTTTGGACGGATCGCGGGTCAGACCGCAGCTGCTGAAGTAAAATAA
- a CDS encoding 2-hydroxycarboxylate transporter family protein: MKDYKIMGLSLPVYFGLLAVLLGAIALGVLPKGMIGAFLFMMVVGALLDVIGNNTPIVKTFFGGGPIVIIFGSAALVYFNILPKEVTDNVTTFMKGGGFLDFYIAALITGSILGMSKKLLMKAAIRYFPTILGGVAVALGLVALGGLIFGQSPAESIAYIGIPIMGGGMGAGAVPLAEVFGKGLNMPAEDILSRLVPAVALGNAIAIVFGGILDRVGKKYPSLTGNGKLMEIGEEDLKVADKETSLSLKDFGIGIAVATAFFTFGNIVGDLFVRFLNLDIHPYAWMIISVAIAKSVNLLPAKLEDACANWYQFVATNWTAALLMGIGIAYTDLGQVISAFSPVYLVLVFLVVLGAVLGTAIVGKMVGFYPIEAAITAGLCMANMGGTGDVAVLTAAHRMELMPFAQISSRLGGAFIILLATLIVPIFF, translated from the coding sequence ATGAAAGATTATAAGATTATGGGGCTCTCGCTCCCCGTTTACTTCGGACTTCTGGCCGTTCTGCTGGGAGCCATCGCTTTGGGGGTTCTGCCCAAGGGAATGATCGGTGCCTTCCTCTTCATGATGGTTGTCGGGGCCCTGCTGGATGTCATCGGCAACAATACCCCCATCGTCAAGACCTTCTTTGGCGGCGGCCCCATTGTAATCATCTTCGGCTCGGCAGCGCTCGTTTATTTCAACATCCTGCCCAAAGAAGTCACCGATAATGTCACGACCTTCATGAAGGGCGGTGGATTCCTTGATTTCTACATTGCGGCTCTGATCACCGGATCCATCCTGGGCATGAGCAAAAAGCTCCTGATGAAAGCGGCCATCCGCTATTTCCCAACCATTCTCGGCGGCGTTGCGGTTGCCTTGGGACTGGTTGCCCTGGGCGGCCTGATTTTCGGGCAGTCACCGGCTGAATCCATCGCATACATCGGAATTCCGATCATGGGCGGCGGAATGGGTGCCGGAGCGGTGCCTCTGGCTGAAGTATTCGGCAAAGGCCTGAACATGCCCGCGGAAGACATTCTGTCCCGTCTGGTACCCGCGGTTGCCCTGGGCAATGCGATCGCCATCGTATTTGGCGGAATCCTGGATCGGGTGGGGAAAAAATACCCCAGCCTTACCGGCAATGGCAAGCTCATGGAAATCGGCGAAGAAGATCTGAAAGTCGCTGACAAGGAAACTTCATTATCCCTGAAGGATTTCGGCATCGGCATTGCCGTAGCCACCGCCTTCTTTACCTTCGGCAACATCGTAGGCGACCTGTTCGTCCGCTTCCTCAACCTTGATATCCATCCCTACGCCTGGATGATTATCTCCGTTGCGATTGCCAAATCCGTGAACCTGCTGCCAGCCAAGCTGGAAGATGCCTGCGCCAACTGGTACCAGTTCGTAGCCACCAACTGGACCGCAGCCCTGCTCATGGGAATAGGAATTGCCTACACCGATCTGGGACAGGTCATCTCGGCCTTCAGTCCGGTCTACCTGGTGCTGGTATTCCTGGTTGTCCTGGGTGCTGTCCTTGGTACAGCCATCGTTGGCAAAATGGTCGGGTTCTATCCCATCGAAGCAGCCATTACGGCAGGCCTGTGCATGGCGAATATGGGAGGAACCGGCGACGTGGCGGTTCTTACCGCGGCACACCGGATGGAACTGATGCCCTTTGCGCAGATTTCTTCCCGCCTGGGCGGTGCGTTCATCATCCTTCTCGCCACCCTCATCGTCCCAATCTTCTTCTAG
- a CDS encoding NAD-dependent malic enzyme — translation MNYFEESLKLHEKVRGKIEVVSKLKLENRDDLSLAYTPGVAEPCRRIHANEEDVYKYTAKGNLVAVVTDGTAVLGLGDIGPKAALPVMEGKAILFKEFGNVDAFPICLDTTDVDEIVRTVKLLSPGFGGINLEDIAAPRCFEIEAKLKQELDIPVFHDDQHGTAIVVLAGMFNALKLTGKTMGELKIIINGAGAAGTAIANLLTAAGAENIIACDRSGALWLGREKMNDAKNELAKVTNPNKEQGNLAQVMKHADVFIGVSMADAVSQDMVRSMAKDPIILAMANPSPEIMPHLALEAGARIMGTGRSDFPNQINNVLVFPGVFRGALDVRAREINMEMKIAAARAIADYIDEKDLREDYIIPSTLDKKVADAVAKATSEAARATGVARR, via the coding sequence ATGAACTATTTTGAAGAAAGTCTGAAACTGCATGAAAAGGTTCGGGGAAAGATTGAAGTGGTCTCCAAGCTCAAGCTGGAAAACCGCGATGATCTGAGCCTGGCATATACGCCCGGTGTGGCGGAACCCTGCCGCCGGATTCACGCCAATGAAGAGGATGTCTACAAGTACACCGCCAAGGGAAACCTGGTAGCAGTCGTCACGGACGGCACTGCGGTTCTGGGGCTGGGAGACATTGGTCCCAAAGCCGCTCTTCCGGTCATGGAGGGAAAAGCGATTCTGTTCAAGGAATTCGGCAATGTCGACGCGTTCCCGATCTGCCTGGACACCACCGACGTGGACGAAATCGTCCGGACGGTGAAGCTGCTGTCACCGGGATTTGGCGGCATCAACCTGGAAGATATCGCAGCGCCCAGATGCTTCGAGATTGAAGCGAAGTTGAAACAGGAACTGGATATTCCGGTGTTCCATGATGACCAGCACGGCACAGCCATCGTGGTCCTGGCCGGAATGTTCAATGCACTCAAGCTGACCGGAAAAACCATGGGTGAGCTCAAGATCATCATCAATGGCGCCGGAGCGGCCGGAACAGCCATTGCGAACCTGCTGACGGCAGCGGGTGCTGAAAACATCATCGCCTGCGACCGCAGCGGAGCACTCTGGCTGGGGCGGGAAAAGATGAACGACGCGAAGAATGAGCTGGCGAAAGTCACCAATCCCAACAAGGAGCAGGGCAACCTGGCTCAGGTCATGAAACATGCCGATGTCTTCATTGGCGTATCCATGGCAGACGCGGTCTCTCAGGATATGGTCCGTTCCATGGCCAAGGATCCGATCATTCTGGCGATGGCCAATCCCTCACCGGAAATCATGCCGCACCTGGCACTGGAAGCCGGAGCCCGCATCATGGGTACCGGCCGGTCCGATTTTCCCAACCAGATCAACAATGTACTGGTATTCCCAGGTGTGTTCCGCGGAGCACTGGACGTTCGTGCCCGTGAAATCAACATGGAGATGAAAATCGCGGCGGCCAGAGCCATCGCCGACTACATCGATGAAAAGGATCTGAGAGAGGATTACATCATCCCATCGACCTTGGACAAAAAGGTAGCGGATGCTGTCGCCAAGGCGACGAGCGAGGCGGCCAGAGCGACCGGCGTCGCCAGACGGTAG
- a CDS encoding 3-isopropylmalate dehydratase small subunit, whose amino-acid sequence MERIIKGPVLVLGDNIDTDVILPGRFLELTYPVAIGRHCLAGLSETIAPQFPKGGLVAAGKNFGCGSSREHAPIALIQMGAAAVIADSFARIFYRNGINLGLPLIVCKGLSSKLTEGATVTLNLEEGTVTIESTGEILPAEPLSGKALEILRAGGIKPLMRRRFAGESDPS is encoded by the coding sequence ATGGAACGAATCATCAAAGGACCTGTCCTGGTTTTAGGGGACAATATCGATACGGATGTCATTCTGCCCGGACGGTTTCTGGAATTGACGTATCCTGTGGCCATTGGCAGGCATTGCCTGGCCGGCCTCAGCGAGACCATCGCGCCGCAGTTTCCCAAAGGAGGTCTGGTGGCAGCCGGGAAGAACTTCGGCTGCGGCTCCAGCCGGGAGCATGCCCCCATCGCGCTGATTCAGATGGGAGCCGCCGCCGTGATAGCTGACAGCTTTGCTCGGATTTTCTACCGCAATGGCATCAACCTGGGCTTGCCGCTGATCGTCTGCAAGGGACTCAGCAGCAAACTGACCGAAGGAGCGACCGTCACGCTGAACCTGGAAGAGGGAACTGTGACCATTGAGTCCACGGGCGAGATCCTGCCGGCGGAACCCTTAAGCGGCAAGGCGCTGGAGATCCTGCGGGCCGGAGGAATCAAGCCTCTGATGCGCCGCCGGTTTGCCGGTGAATCCGATCCGTCTTAA
- a CDS encoding 3-isopropylmalate dehydratase large subunit: MHAIEKILARGSGQTIVRTGEIVTAKVDFAEINDLYLQTIYSFREIGATHVWDPGRAAFVFDHYSPCPTIRTASNHREMRDFAKEQGLKYHFDVNAGVCHQVMPEAGLIYPGMIVVATDSHTTTQGAFGALGTGCGATDMACILATGELWFRVPEIIEIRLDGPAQPGVFPKDVALNVLGRVKADGAVYKAIEFTGSYVESLDVPGRMTICNMAVEMGAKTAYMQPNQAVLDYVSERAVRPFDVVASDPDFRFDESYLFRVDQMEPVLACPHQVDNIQPLAELARQDIRVDQGYIGSCTNGRVEDLAAAARVLKGRKIAPYTRLIVVPASAEVMQEAMRQGYIQILMEAGATITTPGCAACLGTHEGILGPGEVCITSTNRNFKGRMGSNEASLYLGSPAAVAASLLEGRIADPRPYLSREVK, encoded by the coding sequence ATGCACGCAATCGAAAAAATACTGGCTCGCGGCAGCGGTCAGACCATAGTCAGAACCGGTGAAATCGTGACGGCAAAGGTGGACTTTGCCGAAATCAACGACCTGTACCTGCAGACGATCTACTCCTTTCGGGAAATCGGAGCGACCCATGTCTGGGATCCGGGCCGAGCCGCCTTTGTCTTTGACCATTATTCGCCCTGTCCGACCATCCGGACGGCGTCCAATCATCGGGAAATGCGTGATTTCGCCAAAGAGCAGGGGCTGAAATATCACTTTGACGTGAATGCCGGCGTCTGTCATCAGGTCATGCCCGAGGCCGGACTGATTTATCCCGGCATGATTGTGGTGGCCACGGACAGCCACACGACCACCCAGGGCGCGTTCGGGGCGCTGGGCACAGGCTGCGGTGCCACGGACATGGCCTGCATCCTGGCGACCGGTGAGCTGTGGTTCCGGGTACCGGAGATCATCGAGATCCGGCTGGACGGTCCGGCTCAGCCAGGGGTGTTTCCCAAGGATGTCGCATTGAATGTTCTGGGGCGGGTGAAGGCGGATGGCGCGGTCTACAAGGCGATTGAATTTACCGGCAGCTATGTGGAATCGCTGGACGTGCCCGGACGCATGACAATCTGCAACATGGCTGTGGAAATGGGCGCCAAAACCGCGTATATGCAGCCGAATCAGGCAGTGCTGGACTATGTCAGCGAGCGTGCGGTCAGACCCTTTGACGTGGTGGCGTCGGATCCGGACTTCCGGTTTGACGAATCCTATCTCTTCCGGGTGGATCAGATGGAGCCGGTATTGGCCTGTCCCCATCAGGTGGACAATATTCAACCGCTGGCGGAACTGGCCCGGCAGGACATCCGGGTGGATCAGGGCTATATCGGGAGCTGTACCAATGGCCGGGTCGAGGATCTGGCGGCAGCCGCCCGGGTCCTGAAAGGGCGGAAAATCGCCCCGTACACCCGGCTCATCGTGGTACCGGCATCGGCCGAGGTGATGCAGGAAGCCATGCGCCAGGGTTACATCCAAATCTTGATGGAGGCGGGTGCCACCATCACAACACCGGGCTGCGCCGCCTGTCTGGGTACTCATGAGGGGATTCTGGGGCCGGGAGAAGTCTGCATCACAAGTACCAACCGGAATTTCAAGGGACGCATGGGGTCGAACGAGGCCAGCCTCTACCTGGGCAGTCCGGCGGCGGTGGCAGCCAGCCTGCTGGAAGGCCGCATTGCCGATCCCAGACCTTATCTGAGCCGGGAGGTGAAGTAG
- a CDS encoding response regulator, whose translation MIKVLIVEDDPMVASINARFLKQIEGMVLTAAVPGLEEAKRVLTQEQPDLVLLDLFLPRESGMDLLKWIRAQDLSADVILITADKTSTIVQEAFRYGVVDYLIKPFTFDRFREALGRYLQRKEELEQKSALTQAELDELIQGGGTSADDHELEKGINKYTLQLILKALILHQEEPLSAEAIAESSGVATVTVRRYLNYMERSGQIERLVEYGKVGRPQHRYQLLPHMRSER comes from the coding sequence ATGATCAAAGTACTGATCGTTGAGGATGACCCGATGGTGGCATCCATTAATGCCCGATTCCTGAAACAGATAGAGGGCATGGTCCTGACCGCAGCCGTGCCGGGGCTGGAGGAGGCAAAGCGCGTGCTGACGCAAGAGCAGCCCGATCTGGTGCTGCTGGATCTGTTTCTCCCTCGCGAAAGCGGGATGGATCTGCTCAAGTGGATCCGGGCGCAGGATCTGTCCGCTGATGTCATCCTCATTACGGCGGACAAAACCAGCACCATCGTCCAGGAAGCCTTTCGCTACGGCGTGGTGGACTACCTGATCAAGCCGTTTACTTTTGACCGGTTCCGGGAGGCTCTGGGGCGCTATCTTCAGCGCAAGGAGGAACTGGAACAGAAAAGCGCTCTGACCCAGGCTGAGCTGGATGAGCTCATCCAGGGAGGCGGTACGTCGGCAGACGACCATGAACTGGAAAAGGGCATCAACAAGTATACCCTGCAGCTGATCCTGAAAGCGCTGATTCTCCATCAGGAGGAGCCGCTGTCCGCCGAAGCCATTGCTGAATCCAGCGGGGTAGCCACGGTGACGGTGCGGCGGTATCTCAACTACATGGAGCGCAGCGGCCAGATCGAGCGGCTCGTGGAATACGGCAAAGTCGGCCGGCCGCAGCACCGCTATCAGCTGCTGCCGCACATGCGTTCTGAAAGATAA